The Callospermophilus lateralis isolate mCalLat2 chromosome 3, mCalLat2.hap1, whole genome shotgun sequence genome has a segment encoding these proteins:
- the Lingo1 gene encoding leucine-rich repeat and immunoglobulin-like domain-containing nogo receptor-interacting protein 1 isoform X1, whose amino-acid sequence MQVSERMLAGGTRSMPSPLLACWQPILLLVLGSVLSGSATGCPPRCECSAQDRAVLCHRKRFVAVPEGIPTETRLLDLGKNRIKTLNQDEFASFPHLEELELNENIVSAVEPGAFNNLFNLRTLGLRSNRLKLIPLGVFTGLSNLTKLDISENKIVILLDYMFQDLYNLKSLEVGDNDLVYISHRAFSGLNSLEQLTLEKCNLTSIPTEALSHLHGLIVLRLRHLNINAIRDYSFKRLYRLKVLEISHWPYLDTMTPNCLYGLNLTSLSITHCNLTAVPYLAVRHLVYLRFLNLSYNPIGTIEGSMLHELLRLQEIQLVGGQLAVVEPYAFRGLNYLRVLNVSGNQLTTLEESAFHSVGNLETLILDSNPLACDCRLLWVFRRRWRLNFNRQQPTCATPEFVQGKEFKDFPDVLLPNYFTCRRARIRDRKAQQVFVDEGHTVQFVCRADGDPPPAILWLSPRKHLVSAKSNGRLTVFPDGTLEVRYAQVQDNGTYLCIAANAGGNDSMPAHLHVRSYSPDWPHQPNKTFAFISNQPGEGEANSTRATVPFPFDIKTLIIATTMGFISFLGVVLFCLVLLFLWSRGKGNTKHNIEIEYVPRKSDAGISSADAPRKFNMKMI is encoded by the exons ATGCAG GTGAGCGAGAGGATGCTGGCGGGGGGCACAAGGAGCATGCCCAGCCCCCTCCTGGCCTGCTGGCAGCCCATCCTCCTGCTGGTGCTGGGCTCGGTGCTGTCAGGCTCGGCCACAGGCTGCCCACCTCGCTGTGAGTGCTCGGCCCAGGACCGTGCTGTGCTCTGTCACCGCAAGCGCTTTGTGGCGGTGCCCGAGGGCATCCCCACGGAGACGCGCCTGCTGGACCTGGGCAAGAACCGCATCAAGACCCTCAACCAGGACGAGTTTGCCAGTTTCCCGCACCTAGAGGAGCTGGAGCTCAACGAGAACATCGTGAGCGCCGTGGAGCCCGGCGCCTTCAACAACCTCTTCAACCTCCGGACGCTGGGGCTCCGCAGCAACCGCCTGAAGCTCATCCCCCTGGGCGTCTTCACAGGCCTCAGCAACCTGACCAAGCTGGACATCAGTGAGAACAAGATCGTCATCCTGCTGGACTACATGTTCCAGGACCTGTACAACCTCAAGTCGCTGGAGGTCGGCGACAACGACCTCGTCTACATCTCCCACCGCGCCTTCAGCGGCCTCAACAGCCTGGAGCAGCTGACGCTGGAGAAATGCAATCTGACCTCCATCCCCACCGAGGCGCTGTCTCACCTGCATGGTCTCATCGTCCTGCGGCTCCGGCACCTCAACATCAACGCCATCCGGGACTACTCCTTCAAGAGGCTGTATCGGCTCAAGGTCCTGGAGATCTCCCATTGGCCCTATCTGGACACCATGACCCCCAACTGTCTCTACGGCCTCAACCTGACGTCCCTGTCCATCACACACTGCAATCTGACCGCCGTGCCCTACCTGGCCGTGCGCCACCTGGTCTATCTCCGTTTCCTCAACCTCTCCTACAACCCCATCGGCACCATAGAAGGCTCCATGTTGCATGAGCTGCTACGGCTGCAGGAGATCCAGCTGGTGGGCGGGCAGCTGGCCGTGGTGGAGCCCTATGCCTTCCGCGGCCTCAACTACCTGCGTGTGCTCAACGTCTCTGGTAACCAGCTGACCACCCTGGAGGAGTCCGCCTTCCACTCGGTGGGCAACCTGGAGACTCTCATCCTGGACTCCAACCCTCTGGCCTGCGACTGCCGGCTCCTGTGGGTGTTCCGGCGCCGCTGGCGGCTCAACTTCAACCGGCAGCAGCCCACGTGCGCCACACCGGAGTTCGTACAGGGCAAGGAGTTCAAGGACTTCCCGGATGTGCTCCTGCCCAACTACTTCACCTGCCGCCGCGCCCGCATCCGGGACCGCAAGGCCCAGCAGGTGTTTGTGGATGAGGGCCACACGGTGCAGTTCGTGTGCCGGGCGGATGGCGACCCGCCGCCCGCCATCCTCTGGCTCTCACCTCGCAAGCATCTGGTCTCGGCCAAGAGCAATGGGCGGCTCACGGTCTTCCCCGACGGCACGCTGGAGGTGCGCTACGCCCAGGTACAGGACAACGGCACGTACCTGTGCATCGCCGCCAACGCGGGTGGCAACGACTCCATGCCCGCCCACCTGCACGTACGCAGCTACTCGCCCGACTGGCCCCATCAGCCCAACAAGACGTTTGCCTTCATTTCCAACCAGCCGGGTGAGGGAGAGGCCAACAGCACCCGCGCCACCGTGCCTTTCCCCTTCGACATCAAGACCCTCATCATCGCCACCACCATGGGCTTCATCTCCTTCCTGGGCGTGGTCCTCTTCTGCCTGGTGCTGCTGTTCCTCTGGAGCCGGGGCAAGGGCAACACGAAGCACAACATCGAGATAGAGTATGTGCCCCGGAAGTCAGACGCGGGCATCAGCTCGGCCGACGCGCCCCGCAAGTTCAACATGAAGATGATATGA
- the Lingo1 gene encoding leucine-rich repeat and immunoglobulin-like domain-containing nogo receptor-interacting protein 1 isoform X2, with protein MLAGGTRSMPSPLLACWQPILLLVLGSVLSGSATGCPPRCECSAQDRAVLCHRKRFVAVPEGIPTETRLLDLGKNRIKTLNQDEFASFPHLEELELNENIVSAVEPGAFNNLFNLRTLGLRSNRLKLIPLGVFTGLSNLTKLDISENKIVILLDYMFQDLYNLKSLEVGDNDLVYISHRAFSGLNSLEQLTLEKCNLTSIPTEALSHLHGLIVLRLRHLNINAIRDYSFKRLYRLKVLEISHWPYLDTMTPNCLYGLNLTSLSITHCNLTAVPYLAVRHLVYLRFLNLSYNPIGTIEGSMLHELLRLQEIQLVGGQLAVVEPYAFRGLNYLRVLNVSGNQLTTLEESAFHSVGNLETLILDSNPLACDCRLLWVFRRRWRLNFNRQQPTCATPEFVQGKEFKDFPDVLLPNYFTCRRARIRDRKAQQVFVDEGHTVQFVCRADGDPPPAILWLSPRKHLVSAKSNGRLTVFPDGTLEVRYAQVQDNGTYLCIAANAGGNDSMPAHLHVRSYSPDWPHQPNKTFAFISNQPGEGEANSTRATVPFPFDIKTLIIATTMGFISFLGVVLFCLVLLFLWSRGKGNTKHNIEIEYVPRKSDAGISSADAPRKFNMKMI; from the coding sequence ATGCTGGCGGGGGGCACAAGGAGCATGCCCAGCCCCCTCCTGGCCTGCTGGCAGCCCATCCTCCTGCTGGTGCTGGGCTCGGTGCTGTCAGGCTCGGCCACAGGCTGCCCACCTCGCTGTGAGTGCTCGGCCCAGGACCGTGCTGTGCTCTGTCACCGCAAGCGCTTTGTGGCGGTGCCCGAGGGCATCCCCACGGAGACGCGCCTGCTGGACCTGGGCAAGAACCGCATCAAGACCCTCAACCAGGACGAGTTTGCCAGTTTCCCGCACCTAGAGGAGCTGGAGCTCAACGAGAACATCGTGAGCGCCGTGGAGCCCGGCGCCTTCAACAACCTCTTCAACCTCCGGACGCTGGGGCTCCGCAGCAACCGCCTGAAGCTCATCCCCCTGGGCGTCTTCACAGGCCTCAGCAACCTGACCAAGCTGGACATCAGTGAGAACAAGATCGTCATCCTGCTGGACTACATGTTCCAGGACCTGTACAACCTCAAGTCGCTGGAGGTCGGCGACAACGACCTCGTCTACATCTCCCACCGCGCCTTCAGCGGCCTCAACAGCCTGGAGCAGCTGACGCTGGAGAAATGCAATCTGACCTCCATCCCCACCGAGGCGCTGTCTCACCTGCATGGTCTCATCGTCCTGCGGCTCCGGCACCTCAACATCAACGCCATCCGGGACTACTCCTTCAAGAGGCTGTATCGGCTCAAGGTCCTGGAGATCTCCCATTGGCCCTATCTGGACACCATGACCCCCAACTGTCTCTACGGCCTCAACCTGACGTCCCTGTCCATCACACACTGCAATCTGACCGCCGTGCCCTACCTGGCCGTGCGCCACCTGGTCTATCTCCGTTTCCTCAACCTCTCCTACAACCCCATCGGCACCATAGAAGGCTCCATGTTGCATGAGCTGCTACGGCTGCAGGAGATCCAGCTGGTGGGCGGGCAGCTGGCCGTGGTGGAGCCCTATGCCTTCCGCGGCCTCAACTACCTGCGTGTGCTCAACGTCTCTGGTAACCAGCTGACCACCCTGGAGGAGTCCGCCTTCCACTCGGTGGGCAACCTGGAGACTCTCATCCTGGACTCCAACCCTCTGGCCTGCGACTGCCGGCTCCTGTGGGTGTTCCGGCGCCGCTGGCGGCTCAACTTCAACCGGCAGCAGCCCACGTGCGCCACACCGGAGTTCGTACAGGGCAAGGAGTTCAAGGACTTCCCGGATGTGCTCCTGCCCAACTACTTCACCTGCCGCCGCGCCCGCATCCGGGACCGCAAGGCCCAGCAGGTGTTTGTGGATGAGGGCCACACGGTGCAGTTCGTGTGCCGGGCGGATGGCGACCCGCCGCCCGCCATCCTCTGGCTCTCACCTCGCAAGCATCTGGTCTCGGCCAAGAGCAATGGGCGGCTCACGGTCTTCCCCGACGGCACGCTGGAGGTGCGCTACGCCCAGGTACAGGACAACGGCACGTACCTGTGCATCGCCGCCAACGCGGGTGGCAACGACTCCATGCCCGCCCACCTGCACGTACGCAGCTACTCGCCCGACTGGCCCCATCAGCCCAACAAGACGTTTGCCTTCATTTCCAACCAGCCGGGTGAGGGAGAGGCCAACAGCACCCGCGCCACCGTGCCTTTCCCCTTCGACATCAAGACCCTCATCATCGCCACCACCATGGGCTTCATCTCCTTCCTGGGCGTGGTCCTCTTCTGCCTGGTGCTGCTGTTCCTCTGGAGCCGGGGCAAGGGCAACACGAAGCACAACATCGAGATAGAGTATGTGCCCCGGAAGTCAGACGCGGGCATCAGCTCGGCCGACGCGCCCCGCAAGTTCAACATGAAGATGATATGA